TGATCAATTTGTAGCACTCGTGTCGTATCACTGTTCTGAATGACATTTTCTGACCGTTCTCGTAATCGATTGTTTCTTCTATCTTAGCCTCGAGCTCTTTAATAAACTTCTTCTTGCCGTTTTCGTTAAGGTATACACCCCCTTCAACCTGTCTGAAGTCTTCTTTTTTAATAATCGACTTGTTAACGACTGTCAGAATGACCTTGTCAACGATTATTGGTTTAAATATCTCAGCTATATCAAGTTGCAAAGAAAACTTCCTCTTGCTTGGTTCGTGAAGAAAGCTGATTGACGGCTCCAGAGATGTTTTGAATATTTCCGAAAGCACAACGTTGTACAAAATGGTATTTCCGAAACTGATAAGGGCATTTATCTCATCGCTCGGAGGTCTTGTTGTTCTCTCTTCGAATGTGAATCCTTTTTCTGAAAGAATTATGCCAAGTGCTTCATAGTAAGATTTTCTAACATTCCCTTCAATTGCCATAAGCGCTGGAATACTATCTTGTCGGCTGTAAGATTTTTTCAACGCCAATATCTTATCTATATTCTTCTGCACTTCAGGGAACTTATTAGTGTACGGTGTCAATACATTAACCATGTTGTCGGCAACACCATTCAGTATCTCTCGAGCGATTATTATCCTCTTTTCCAAATCTTGATAGTGCTGCAATTGTAATATAAGCATTTCGCCCGTTTTGTTTAATTCAATAGGATAAAAGCAGCCTATATATTCCCCATAGTAATTGTAGAAAAATACGGGAATTTGAGAGTGCGAAAACAGTTCAAGCGTCTTTTTGTTAAGTTCTACTTCGGAAAAGACCATAACACTTGACACGTTTTTTAGCGGTACGTACATCGGTTTCTCATTTTCAGATTTAGGTTCTATGTAAAGCGCCGCGCTTTTCTTTCTCAGGTAAGCATCTCTGAAAATGTATACTGTTTGCATATACCTTCCCCCCTAGGAACTTCTAAACTCTTACACCTTATAAAACGGGGGGAATTTCTAAGTCTGACAGGTAAAATGAAAGAAAAAAGAAAACTATTCATTCCAAATTAGGTGACAAAAATACATTCGGCATTTCAAAAACAGGAACATAGGTAGCTGATTTTTTATTGTAATTGTATATTTTGCCCGGGATATAATCCCCAAGAGCCATGCCAAAACCAAAAGCTATCGGAACAGGACAGCTCAAAAATATGTGCAGTTCCTTATATTTGTCTCGCATTATCTGTGTAATAGAGAAAAGTTCGGAAATATAATTAGACCAATCTCCTATCGGGATGTTTCCAGAATTGCCAGGGGATGTAGTAGTGACGCGAATGATGAAAGCATCCGGAAGGTGGGTTTTTGCAAATTCAACAATCTGCGGGAACGGTTTGTGAGAAGCCAAATCGACTAAAAAGATTGCTTTCCTCTTGTTTGGGGCGTAATCGTAAACATCTACGGAAAGTAGTCTTAGGTCTTCCAAAGATTTACACGACTTTATCAATCTGAGCTTTTCCGGTGTTGTTAGATCTAATACAAGATGGTAACCACCTTGATAGTGGTAGACAGCTATCCTATCTTTTGCCCCAACAGCTATACCCAAACCCAAAGCAAAAGTAGCGGGACCCTTTATAGCAAGATGTGGAACACCAAAATTCTGTATAACATTCCTCAAAACATTATAGACGTTCCTTATGTGTTTACTGAATTCGTTCTCATCCAGTTCTCTGTGTGAGTAAACAAATTCCATTCCGAAAATCTTCTCGTGCAGCTTTAAGTTCGGGAATGTCTTGAAGTGCTTAGCAACTTCTTCATTGAGAGAAGACCACTGTCTTCTAACATCTTCTTTCTGAGGTGAGAAACTTACGTAAACCGGTATATTGAATTCTTTAGTATTGAAGAAATCAACTATTTCGTAAACGCTTGAGACATCCAGAGGGGTTATAAGTACAAGTCCAATCTCTTCGCAATATTTAGTCTTTTCAAAAATATTGTCAACTTGAAGAACTCTACCACCACCGCCTACTTTACCAGTAAATGCGATATTTGAAGGTATCTCATCCACAAGACTTGCAACTGCCACAGCGAACTGAAAAGATTCGCCGCAAAATTCTTTATCAAAAATGACAGAAATCTTGTGCTGAGCGATTTCCTCAACGTTATACAAGAAACTTGAAACATTCGGATTGTTCGTAAAGGAGAAATCTGCATTTTCGACCATGAAAACAAGCGCTCTTACCAAATCAACACGTTCCCTCTCAACTACCGGAAACCTCGTCTCTACAAATTTCGAGTTAACTAAAGCAAGCGCCTGATCTTTTGTGAGAGTGCTTTTGAATTCTCTCGACAACATTTGCATTGCGTGATCTGTGTAGCCGTTTATCAGAAAAAACTTAAGAACTTCGTAAAATATTACTGAATAGTTTGAAATCTCTTTGTCTAAACGAGAGAAATCTGCCAACACTTCTCCAGGAGTTATAAACCCAGACTGAACGAATTCAATGTACTTCCTTAAATCTTTCCTCAACAATGTAACGAAACTCACAGTTATCATCTCCCACAAGTTGGGCAATGATACAATAAACATTACTCGTAATTTTCAATATCATTATAGCACATTTACCTTTCTAAGATGAAATGAATTTTTGAAATTTGACTGAATCTTGTTATTCCTACGCTTTTCCTGAGGAATCACTAAACTATTTCCAAGCTTACTCGATCCCAAACATTGTACGAGTTGTAGCAGGACATTTTCTCTAAAAATCTCTGCGACACCTTTTCCCCTCTGCTGCTTGTAATTTAGAAACAAAAAAAGGTGTGTACCAAAGGCGCACACCTTGTCACTATATTAATCATTGAGTTCAGTTCTGCTTAAGAATTTTCTCAAACCGAAATGTAGGTTTGCTATGCTGCATTAAGAAATCTCATGTTCTGAGATCTCCATCCCTCACAGTCACTTCTAAAACACATATATAGGTGGTCGAACTGGCAGAACGAAAGCTCAGAGTTTCCATCCCTCATAGTCACTTCTGAAACATATAGAGCAGGCTCGAA
The DNA window shown above is from Fervidobacterium changbaicum and carries:
- a CDS encoding SAVED domain-containing protein; this translates as MSFVTLLRKDLRKYIEFVQSGFITPGEVLADFSRLDKEISNYSVIFYEVLKFFLINGYTDHAMQMLSREFKSTLTKDQALALVNSKFVETRFPVVERERVDLVRALVFMVENADFSFTNNPNVSSFLYNVEEIAQHKISVIFDKEFCGESFQFAVAVASLVDEIPSNIAFTGKVGGGGRVLQVDNIFEKTKYCEEIGLVLITPLDVSSVYEIVDFFNTKEFNIPVYVSFSPQKEDVRRQWSSLNEEVAKHFKTFPNLKLHEKIFGMEFVYSHRELDENEFSKHIRNVYNVLRNVIQNFGVPHLAIKGPATFALGLGIAVGAKDRIAVYHYQGGYHLVLDLTTPEKLRLIKSCKSLEDLRLLSVDVYDYAPNKRKAIFLVDLASHKPFPQIVEFAKTHLPDAFIIRVTTTSPGNSGNIPIGDWSNYISELFSITQIMRDKYKELHIFLSCPVPIAFGFGMALGDYIPGKIYNYNKKSATYVPVFEMPNVFLSPNLE
- the cas1b gene encoding type I-B CRISPR-associated endonuclease Cas1b, whose amino-acid sequence is MQTVYIFRDAYLRKKSAALYIEPKSENEKPMYVPLKNVSSVMVFSEVELNKKTLELFSHSQIPVFFYNYYGEYIGCFYPIELNKTGEMLILQLQHYQDLEKRIIIAREILNGVADNMVNVLTPYTNKFPEVQKNIDKILALKKSYSRQDSIPALMAIEGNVRKSYYEALGIILSEKGFTFEERTTRPPSDEINALISFGNTILYNVVLSEIFKTSLEPSISFLHEPSKRKFSLQLDIAEIFKPIIVDKVILTVVNKSIIKKEDFRQVEGGVYLNENGKKKFIKELEAKIEETIDYENGQKMSFRTVIRHECYKLIRHLREEEAYKAFRM